The following proteins are encoded in a genomic region of Pelagicoccus enzymogenes:
- a CDS encoding carboxylate-amine ligase — MKTLSLFEAFGIELEYMIVDCDTLRPRPIAESILLDEDGNTTQEISLGTIDVSNELATHVLEFKTAVPTSDLEKLERDFHDAITEMNERLAPFNAKLAPGGIHPFMDPSVEGKTWSEGDRTIYDAYDRIFGCSSHGWFNLQSCHINLPFANEEEFARLHAAIILILPYLPALSASSPIIEGEYRGFLDTRIDVYKNNQIKVPEIAGNIIPEPIFSFKDYQTEILQKTYKAIAPYDPDGILQHEWLNSRGAIARFDRNAIEIRLLDTQENPTQDIGICSLIIALLESLCALDIETLKDFATRYTPKERKEQLMAIARDGYEADLLLRDLAELFGLKSNETSVGELWAKIVDALKNHPRVAKRTEALGYILQEGSLAERILARVGKTPTQEQLKDTVEHLSNCLANTEAFTN, encoded by the coding sequence ATGAAAACGCTCTCACTCTTTGAGGCCTTCGGCATCGAGCTGGAATACATGATCGTCGATTGCGACACGCTACGACCTCGCCCCATCGCGGAGTCGATACTTCTGGACGAAGACGGCAATACCACTCAGGAGATTTCGCTGGGAACCATCGACGTATCCAACGAACTCGCCACCCATGTGCTGGAGTTCAAGACTGCCGTTCCCACTTCAGACTTGGAAAAGCTGGAAAGGGACTTCCATGACGCCATCACGGAAATGAACGAGCGACTCGCTCCGTTCAACGCGAAGCTGGCGCCGGGAGGCATCCACCCGTTTATGGACCCAAGCGTCGAAGGAAAGACCTGGAGCGAAGGTGACCGCACGATCTACGATGCCTACGACCGCATCTTCGGCTGCAGCAGCCACGGGTGGTTCAACCTGCAGAGCTGCCACATCAACTTGCCTTTCGCAAACGAAGAGGAATTCGCGCGCCTTCACGCAGCTATCATTCTCATTCTCCCTTACTTGCCAGCGCTCTCTGCGAGCAGCCCCATCATCGAGGGCGAATATCGTGGTTTCTTGGATACACGCATCGACGTCTACAAAAACAATCAAATCAAGGTTCCAGAAATCGCCGGCAACATCATCCCCGAGCCCATTTTCAGCTTCAAGGACTACCAGACCGAAATCTTGCAGAAAACCTACAAAGCTATCGCCCCTTACGATCCGGATGGAATTCTGCAGCACGAGTGGCTGAATTCCCGCGGAGCGATCGCTCGCTTCGACCGTAACGCGATAGAAATCCGACTTTTGGATACGCAAGAAAACCCGACCCAAGACATCGGGATTTGCAGTTTGATAATCGCACTCCTCGAAAGCCTTTGCGCCCTCGATATCGAGACGCTGAAAGATTTTGCCACTCGCTACACGCCCAAAGAGCGGAAGGAACAGCTCATGGCTATCGCCCGAGACGGCTATGAAGCGGACTTGCTCCTGAGGGACCTCGCGGAACTCTTCGGCCTCAAATCCAATGAAACCTCCGTAGGAGAGCTTTGGGCAAAAATCGTGGACGCGCTCAAGAACCATCCACGAGTCGCAAAGCGTACCGAAGCGCTCGGCTACATTTTGCAAGAAGGCAGCCTTGCGGAACGAATCCTAGCCCGCGTGGGCAAGACCCCGACGCAAGAACAGCTAAAAGATACGGTCGAACATCTGAGCAATTGTCTCGCTAACACCGAAGCATTTACAAACTAA
- a CDS encoding N-formylglutamate amidohydrolase, with protein sequence MSASYRFIVTAEHASPEIPAKHQSVLQEYASACELHQVYDPGTKAIAEELARRLDCPLQLGNYTRLLIDLNRSIGNSSQFSPPVFGLCETEKAKLIAEIFEPFRAAALQSIESAHHDGYTVVHLSIHSFTKTFKGQRREVDLGILYDDDRPAEKAFGKKLATFLRMVLPELNIRSNEPYLGKDDGHTTALRRRYPNNNYIGIEFEFSQDLDLDLDAESYATILAKALKAAIR encoded by the coding sequence ATGAGCGCATCCTACCGTTTCATCGTCACTGCGGAACACGCTTCCCCAGAAATTCCCGCTAAGCACCAAAGCGTTCTCCAAGAATACGCGTCCGCATGCGAGCTGCACCAGGTCTACGATCCCGGTACTAAAGCGATCGCCGAAGAACTTGCTCGCAGACTCGACTGCCCGCTCCAGCTCGGAAACTACACGCGACTCCTCATCGACCTCAACCGATCCATCGGAAACTCCAGCCAGTTCTCACCACCCGTTTTCGGGCTTTGCGAAACAGAAAAAGCGAAACTCATTGCCGAGATCTTTGAGCCCTTCCGAGCCGCTGCGCTTCAGAGCATCGAATCAGCTCACCACGATGGCTACACAGTGGTTCACCTCTCCATTCACTCCTTTACCAAGACCTTTAAAGGCCAGAGACGTGAGGTCGACCTGGGAATCCTCTACGATGACGATCGCCCCGCTGAGAAGGCCTTCGGCAAGAAACTGGCGACCTTCCTCAGAATGGTCCTGCCAGAACTGAACATTCGATCCAACGAACCTTATTTGGGCAAGGACGACGGACATACAACCGCTCTCCGCAGGCGTTATCCAAATAATAACTACATCGGAATCGAATTCGAATTTAGCCAAGACTTGGACCTCGACCTCGACGCCGAGTCCTACGCAACCATCCTCGCCAAAGCGCTTAAAGCCGCAATTCGTTAA
- a CDS encoding alpha-L-rhamnosidase N-terminal domain-containing protein: MRNRLAIVLLAATVLICGGETRSLSAGILDGLWNAKWIGAEDRSNHEYGVYHYRKGFELSSVPESFIVHVSGDCRYKLYVNGSLVSEGPAAGDFFHWNFETVDLAPHLKKGANQIASLVWNEGERRPEFQISFRTGFILQGDGEAESVINTNSSWKAIRSQAHRPVWGIGHSGYYVAGPGEELDFRLYPSGWKSPSFDDSQWGSAVELKVGWPTGGKPKGVRLGSEWNLVPRQIPQLELRPQRFHSVRKSEGATVEGEWIQGAGSVSVAPHSRATILVDNATLTNAYPVLEFSKGSHAKIELVYAESLFEEIPQWDSPLKGNRNEVEDKVIAGRRDRLLSSGEVGQRFEPLSWRTFRYVSIEVETGAEALVIDDFHSVFVGYPFELKSSFVTEDASLAEMLEIGWRTARLCAVETYMDCPYYEQLQYIGDTRIQALVSLYNSGDDRLLKNALDLMDQSRIAEGVTMSRHPSHTPQIISTFSLWYIGMLHDYWMYGADEPFVREKLDGVRSVLAFFENFQGEDGRLAKVPYWKFTDWVNDGNGWDSGEPPLGGDGESAILDLTLLWALQLATELEETLGLPVFAQRYDDAAKLLQDSIRRHYYDPERNIVFDTADHSQLSQHANALAILTEVLDGQESRALAPVLQKGEGMAHATIYFKYYLHLALAKAGFGNDYLTWLDKWRENMELGLTTWAEKSEVESSRSDCHAWGSSPNIEFFRIVLGIDSAAPGWQRVRIEPHLGELQEASGSIPHPAGTLSVSYRLEEGALDVEIDLPSGVTGEFVWEGAAYPLAAGVNELRL, encoded by the coding sequence ATGAGGAATAGGCTAGCTATCGTCCTATTGGCAGCAACCGTTCTAATTTGCGGCGGTGAAACGAGGTCGTTGAGCGCTGGCATTCTCGATGGCTTGTGGAATGCGAAATGGATTGGCGCGGAGGATCGTTCGAATCACGAGTATGGAGTCTATCACTACAGGAAAGGGTTCGAACTTTCGAGCGTTCCGGAAAGCTTTATCGTTCATGTCTCAGGGGATTGCCGCTATAAGTTGTATGTGAATGGATCTCTGGTTTCTGAAGGGCCGGCTGCAGGAGACTTTTTTCATTGGAACTTTGAAACCGTGGACTTGGCTCCTCATTTGAAAAAGGGCGCGAACCAGATAGCATCCCTTGTTTGGAACGAGGGTGAAAGGCGCCCCGAATTTCAAATTTCGTTTCGCACGGGATTCATCCTGCAAGGGGATGGCGAAGCGGAAAGTGTCATCAACACCAATAGCAGCTGGAAAGCGATACGCTCGCAGGCGCATCGCCCGGTTTGGGGCATTGGGCACAGCGGGTATTATGTGGCAGGACCGGGCGAGGAGTTGGACTTCAGGCTATACCCTAGCGGTTGGAAAAGCCCGAGTTTCGACGACTCGCAGTGGGGTTCGGCCGTCGAGTTGAAAGTCGGCTGGCCAACGGGCGGAAAGCCCAAGGGGGTGCGTCTCGGTTCTGAGTGGAATTTGGTCCCGAGGCAGATTCCCCAGCTGGAGCTGCGACCGCAACGCTTTCATTCGGTACGAAAATCCGAGGGAGCTACGGTAGAGGGTGAATGGATCCAGGGAGCAGGAAGCGTAAGCGTGGCTCCGCATAGCAGAGCCACTATCCTGGTAGACAACGCGACGCTTACCAATGCGTATCCAGTTCTTGAATTCAGCAAAGGATCCCATGCCAAGATAGAGCTCGTTTACGCGGAATCGCTTTTTGAGGAGATTCCGCAATGGGATTCACCGCTGAAAGGGAATCGGAACGAGGTAGAGGACAAGGTGATCGCGGGGCGGAGGGATCGCTTGCTTTCTAGCGGCGAGGTGGGGCAACGCTTCGAGCCCCTGAGCTGGCGCACGTTTCGCTATGTCAGCATTGAGGTTGAAACAGGAGCCGAAGCATTGGTGATAGATGATTTCCATAGCGTTTTTGTGGGCTATCCCTTCGAGTTAAAGTCCAGCTTCGTGACAGAAGATGCTTCGCTCGCCGAGATGCTGGAAATTGGCTGGCGGACGGCCCGCTTGTGTGCGGTGGAGACGTATATGGATTGTCCCTACTATGAGCAGCTACAGTATATTGGGGATACGCGTATCCAGGCTTTGGTGTCGCTCTATAATTCCGGCGACGATCGGTTGTTGAAGAACGCCCTCGATTTGATGGACCAGTCGCGTATTGCGGAAGGCGTAACCATGAGTCGCCACCCCAGTCACACTCCGCAAATCATCTCGACGTTTTCGCTGTGGTATATCGGTATGTTGCACGACTACTGGATGTATGGAGCCGACGAGCCGTTCGTGCGCGAAAAACTTGATGGCGTTCGCTCAGTTCTGGCTTTCTTCGAGAACTTTCAAGGCGAGGATGGTCGCTTGGCGAAGGTTCCGTATTGGAAATTTACGGATTGGGTGAATGACGGCAACGGTTGGGATTCCGGGGAGCCGCCTTTGGGCGGCGATGGAGAGTCAGCTATTTTGGACCTGACGCTCTTATGGGCCTTGCAACTAGCTACTGAATTGGAGGAAACCTTGGGATTGCCGGTCTTCGCTCAGCGCTACGATGACGCTGCGAAGCTACTGCAGGATTCGATACGCCGTCACTACTACGACCCCGAGCGTAACATCGTTTTCGATACAGCTGATCATTCGCAGCTTTCTCAGCATGCCAATGCCCTTGCGATTCTCACGGAGGTGCTTGACGGCCAAGAGTCACGGGCTCTGGCTCCGGTCTTGCAGAAAGGCGAGGGGATGGCTCATGCGACTATCTACTTTAAATACTACCTTCACTTGGCTTTGGCGAAGGCAGGTTTCGGAAACGATTACCTCACTTGGTTGGACAAGTGGCGGGAAAATATGGAACTTGGGCTCACGACTTGGGCGGAGAAATCGGAGGTAGAGAGCAGTCGCTCGGACTGTCACGCATGGGGATCCAGTCCGAATATCGAGTTTTTTCGCATTGTTCTAGGAATTGACAGTGCCGCTCCTGGCTGGCAGCGCGTGCGCATCGAGCCACACCTTGGCGAGCTTCAAGAGGCGAGCGGATCGATTCCTCATCCGGCGGGAACGCTCTCGGTGAGCTACCGGCTCGAGGAAGGCGCTTTGGATGTGGAGATCGATTTGCCTTCGGGCGTGACAGGAGAATTCGTCTGGGAGGGAGCGGCCTATCCCTTGGCAGCTGGCGTTAACGAATTGCGGCTTTAA
- a CDS encoding TMEM175 family protein: MPWTPETLSPLPRRNGFRMRGEAMTRLEVFSDAAFAFALTTLVVSVGSIPGDLPELIEALKRVPAFALSFAQIGLFWLAHRGWSRRYGLEDGWTTGLTLGMIFTILVYVFPLRLMFSTFLSWASGGWLPTDFIAESAWEVQALLGIYGIGFFVLAGVLASLFYRALRCSEQLLLDEEEVLITKSGIGAWLSQSVIGLVSALWALLLPAKLGVMAGFIYFLIPFAMILNGKYFSRRLRNLKNELEKAHEE; the protein is encoded by the coding sequence ATGCCTTGGACCCCAGAAACCCTCTCCCCTTTGCCCCGTCGAAACGGATTTCGGATGCGTGGCGAAGCGATGACACGACTCGAGGTGTTTTCCGACGCCGCTTTCGCTTTCGCCTTGACGACACTTGTGGTGTCGGTGGGCAGCATTCCGGGGGACTTGCCCGAGCTGATAGAAGCCTTGAAGCGAGTGCCGGCCTTTGCCTTGAGTTTCGCTCAGATAGGCCTGTTTTGGTTGGCCCACCGCGGCTGGAGTCGACGTTATGGCTTAGAAGATGGGTGGACGACGGGACTCACTTTGGGCATGATTTTTACCATACTGGTTTACGTTTTTCCGCTTCGTCTGATGTTCTCTACCTTTCTCTCCTGGGCGAGCGGAGGTTGGCTGCCAACCGATTTTATAGCCGAAAGCGCCTGGGAGGTGCAGGCCCTGTTGGGAATCTATGGAATTGGCTTTTTCGTTTTGGCGGGTGTGTTGGCGTCCCTGTTTTACCGGGCGTTGAGGTGTTCAGAACAGTTGTTGCTCGATGAAGAAGAGGTGCTCATTACAAAGAGCGGCATTGGCGCCTGGCTTTCGCAAAGCGTGATCGGATTGGTATCCGCTCTGTGGGCACTGCTGCTTCCTGCGAAGCTTGGGGTAATGGCAGGGTTCATCTACTTTCTAATTCCTTTTGCTATGATCCTGAACGGCAAGTATTTCAGCCGCAGGCTAAGGAACTTGAAAAACGAACTGGAAAAGGCGCATGAGGAATAG
- a CDS encoding FdhF/YdeP family oxidoreductase, with the protein MSATPNENTPEQFEKLNVSAPADKAGGAGAVYHAMRHAVGKAGVARAKAALTKLNQKSGFDCPSCAWPDPDGHRSAFEFCENGAKAVASETTASRIDAAFFARHSVSELADRSDHWHDQQGRLTEPMVLREGRSHYEPISWEGAFELVADELKKLSSPNDAVFYTSGRASNEAAFLYQLFVRAFGTNNLPDCSNMCHESSGLALKQSIGVGKGTVTLEDLREAELILVIGQNPGTNHPRMLSTLQQAKEKGARIVSINPLREAGLVAFSHPQRVTQVLGGKTPLADTFVKIRTNGDQALFQAIGKRLFEMEASGRSVLDCDFVNEYTAGLGAYRDSLKAKSWESLLDACGLERSVINELAAAFASKKRIISCWAMGLTQHRNAVATIRDLTNLHLLRGAIGIKGAGMCPVRGHSNVQGDRTMGIYEHMPEWFYKALDKEFGIECPRAVGLNAVQAIRYMKQTSGCVFFALGGNFLSATPDTEYTAQSLRNCSLTVHVSTKLNRSHLITGKKALILPCLGRSEKDEQKSGAQWVSVENSMGIVHSSSGQIPPASPQLKSEVAIVCGLARKVLADRNISIGWSEFESDYASIRSAIERVVPGFENYNLRARQPGGYYLPNPVKERRFETDTGKANFSVAPLDIERAEKGRLLLMTIRSHDQFNTTVYGLNDRYRGVKGERRIVFANPEDMKRLELSGDDIVDVVSFFNGKQRVSRMYRLVPYDIPEGCVAMYFPEANTLVPIDHIATGSETPASKSVQVEIRKR; encoded by the coding sequence ATGTCCGCGACCCCGAACGAAAATACCCCTGAACAATTCGAGAAATTGAACGTATCCGCGCCGGCTGACAAAGCGGGAGGCGCGGGAGCCGTTTACCATGCCATGCGCCACGCAGTGGGAAAGGCTGGGGTGGCTCGGGCCAAGGCTGCCTTGACCAAGCTGAACCAGAAAAGCGGATTCGATTGTCCCAGTTGCGCCTGGCCAGATCCGGACGGGCATCGCAGCGCTTTCGAGTTTTGCGAGAACGGAGCAAAGGCGGTGGCGAGCGAGACGACAGCAAGTCGCATCGACGCGGCGTTCTTCGCCCGCCATTCGGTATCGGAACTCGCGGATCGGAGTGATCATTGGCACGATCAGCAAGGTCGCTTGACGGAGCCTATGGTTTTGCGGGAGGGGCGCTCTCACTACGAGCCCATCTCGTGGGAGGGGGCATTCGAGTTAGTTGCCGACGAGCTGAAGAAGCTGTCGAGCCCGAATGACGCCGTATTCTACACCTCTGGACGGGCCAGCAACGAAGCGGCTTTCTTGTATCAGCTGTTCGTGCGGGCCTTTGGTACCAACAACTTGCCGGACTGCTCCAATATGTGCCACGAATCCAGCGGTCTCGCCTTGAAGCAGTCAATTGGCGTGGGCAAGGGAACGGTGACGCTTGAAGACTTGCGCGAGGCGGAACTTATTTTGGTCATCGGCCAAAACCCGGGCACCAATCATCCGCGCATGTTGTCGACCTTGCAGCAGGCCAAAGAGAAGGGGGCTCGAATTGTATCTATTAATCCGTTACGAGAGGCTGGTCTCGTTGCTTTCAGTCATCCGCAGCGCGTCACTCAGGTGCTAGGGGGAAAGACGCCATTGGCGGACACTTTCGTGAAGATTCGTACCAATGGAGACCAGGCTTTGTTTCAGGCGATAGGGAAGCGTTTGTTCGAAATGGAGGCCTCGGGACGGAGCGTGCTGGATTGCGATTTCGTTAATGAATACACGGCTGGTTTGGGCGCTTATCGCGATTCGCTTAAAGCGAAGTCGTGGGAAAGCTTGCTGGACGCTTGTGGGCTGGAGCGGTCGGTGATCAACGAGCTCGCTGCAGCGTTTGCTTCGAAAAAGCGTATCATCTCTTGCTGGGCGATGGGGCTAACGCAACATCGGAACGCGGTCGCCACCATCCGCGACCTGACCAACCTCCATTTGTTGCGAGGAGCGATCGGAATCAAAGGAGCCGGTATGTGCCCGGTACGTGGGCACAGCAACGTGCAGGGAGATCGTACCATGGGAATCTACGAGCACATGCCGGAGTGGTTCTACAAGGCGCTCGATAAGGAGTTTGGCATAGAGTGTCCGAGAGCAGTTGGCTTAAACGCTGTGCAAGCGATTCGCTACATGAAGCAGACGTCAGGGTGCGTCTTTTTCGCTTTAGGTGGCAATTTTTTGTCTGCGACTCCAGATACTGAATACACCGCCCAGAGCTTGCGAAACTGTAGCTTGACGGTTCACGTGTCTACGAAACTCAATCGTTCTCACCTCATAACGGGAAAGAAAGCTCTCATCTTGCCGTGCTTGGGGCGTTCCGAAAAGGACGAGCAAAAAAGCGGGGCCCAGTGGGTGAGCGTTGAAAATTCCATGGGAATCGTGCACTCCTCTTCAGGGCAAATCCCGCCCGCGTCGCCGCAGCTCAAGAGCGAAGTGGCGATCGTCTGCGGCTTGGCTCGCAAGGTTTTGGCTGATCGGAACATTTCCATAGGCTGGAGCGAATTCGAGTCGGACTACGCATCGATTCGTTCGGCAATCGAGCGGGTGGTGCCGGGCTTTGAAAACTACAACCTGCGGGCAAGGCAGCCAGGTGGCTACTATTTACCGAATCCGGTTAAGGAGCGTCGTTTCGAGACGGATACGGGAAAGGCGAACTTCTCCGTCGCCCCGCTCGACATCGAGCGAGCTGAGAAAGGCCGCTTGCTTTTGATGACGATTCGAAGCCATGACCAGTTCAACACTACGGTCTATGGCTTGAACGATCGTTATCGCGGAGTAAAAGGGGAGCGCCGCATCGTGTTTGCGAATCCGGAGGACATGAAGCGCTTAGAATTGTCGGGCGACGATATTGTAGATGTGGTCTCTTTCTTCAACGGGAAGCAGCGGGTCTCTCGCATGTATCGATTGGTTCCCTACGACATACCTGAAGGCTGTGTGGCGATGTATTTTCCGGAAGCGAACACCTTGGTGCCGATCGACCACATTGCGACCGGAAGCGAGACGCCAGCTTCGAAGTCGGTACAGGTTGAAATCAGGAAACGTTGA
- a CDS encoding formate dehydrogenase accessory sulfurtransferase FdhD — translation MPINDISDKGTTTVRSRIVRFEEGRAFPDEDRLTVEEPLEIAVRNSKTTLPLGVAFRTPGEDEALVLGMLFNEGIISSPKDVLSMRFTQEKGATMPAWRVMVRVAENVTLEQERHGRAFPISSACGACGKSALESLRIPREERFRESEGLSFSEAEVMGFPRKLLQRQSDFLRTGGLHAAARFGANGEIIASAEDIGRHNAMDKLVGEWLKEADVPWSEQAILFSGRLGYDLMQKALAVGCPFLVSIGAPSSFAVELANLFKVTLVGFLRGERFNVYSCPQRIQFTEQS, via the coding sequence GTGCCTATCAACGACATTTCAGACAAGGGAACGACTACGGTACGTTCGCGAATAGTGCGATTCGAGGAAGGCAGAGCTTTTCCCGACGAAGATCGGCTTACGGTCGAGGAACCGTTAGAGATAGCGGTTCGTAACAGCAAGACGACACTGCCTTTAGGCGTAGCGTTCCGTACTCCGGGCGAAGACGAGGCTCTTGTCTTGGGCATGCTCTTCAACGAAGGAATCATCAGCTCCCCAAAGGACGTCCTGTCGATGCGTTTCACGCAAGAGAAGGGGGCGACCATGCCGGCTTGGAGGGTGATGGTGAGGGTTGCGGAAAATGTGACGCTTGAGCAGGAACGCCATGGGCGAGCCTTTCCGATCAGTTCCGCCTGTGGCGCATGCGGAAAAAGCGCGTTGGAGTCGTTGCGGATCCCTCGCGAAGAACGATTTCGCGAAAGCGAGGGGCTGAGCTTTTCCGAAGCGGAAGTGATGGGATTTCCCCGAAAGCTGTTGCAGCGGCAGTCGGACTTTTTGCGGACTGGCGGCTTGCACGCGGCGGCGCGCTTTGGCGCGAACGGCGAAATCATCGCATCAGCGGAGGATATCGGTCGCCATAATGCCATGGACAAACTGGTCGGCGAATGGCTCAAGGAGGCGGACGTTCCCTGGAGCGAGCAGGCAATCCTCTTCAGTGGACGCTTGGGCTACGACCTGATGCAAAAGGCGCTCGCTGTGGGCTGCCCGTTTCTGGTCAGCATTGGAGCCCCTTCCAGCTTTGCGGTGGAGTTGGCTAACTTGTTCAAGGTGACTTTGGTGGGCTTTTTACGTGGCGAACGCTTCAACGTGTACAGCTGTCCGCAGCGTATCCAATTTACGGAACAATCTTAA
- a CDS encoding PQQ-dependent sugar dehydrogenase: protein MLPPAFRSIAIFAGAVCVATANAQRVANETLNLPAEFSTGSYELEELLAVTAILAIASPQDDSGYLYLAEREGRVTVVTDLDNGVTAATPFLDITSRVTTHSENGLLGLAFHPQYQNNGYCYVFYTTNASGQATNRLSRFTRSAENPLRADSESEVILFDQHDQAANHNGGALNFGLDGYLYVAVGDEGGGGDNYQNGQRIDRDLFAGLLRLDVDKKPGSVEPTEHPAIPRNEEGQAAFSIPHDNPLVSHWQEAGADPASELRLEFFAIGLRNPWHFDIDPLTGEIWLSDVGQNSYEEINLIEKGGNYGWPNREGAHNYSQNRTVPPEFGPLIDPVFEYGRDFGASVSGGIVYRGSDFPELYGSYLFSDFYQNHVWATRWDAEANSYQTSRIASFASVSAYGRDPRNGELLAGNIWGGLGKMIRSEGSNPPAFPPTLSETGAFSDLSALQPEDGIYPYSPKLPFWSDHARKTRWVSIPGETQVGFATDANWEFPTGSVWIKHFDLETERGNPASRKRIETRFLVKTDSGAYGLSYQWNQAETEAYLVPAEGSSIDISITTGDQTSAQTWNIPSRQQCLGCHTPAAGYALSFNTRQLNTLGQHDEQAENTLSYFSRLGVLDTEITAPAELPRHFHPADANASLEQKARSYLAVNCVSCHQPGGGTPASWDARPHLSLEATGLLDGIPNDNGGDSSKRIIAPGSPERSLLIDRMAAGSGFKRMPPFGSSLTDEAGVSLLSQWIVELGADSLFREWQTLHFASPTDPRAAPQADPDLDGNSNRLEFLTNTLPLDPNSRWIPQFTREQDSLTIRFPMVPERSFVIQRSADLSNWTEWDVTGNPPQPDSEQGGEALIQGDLDLQDGKSFFRVTVDD from the coding sequence ATGCTCCCGCCAGCCTTCCGATCTATCGCTATCTTCGCCGGCGCCGTTTGCGTCGCCACGGCCAATGCCCAACGCGTCGCCAACGAAACCCTTAACCTACCGGCCGAATTCTCTACCGGCAGCTACGAACTGGAGGAGTTGCTCGCCGTCACCGCGATCCTCGCCATCGCCAGCCCCCAAGACGACAGCGGATACCTTTACCTCGCCGAGCGGGAAGGACGGGTAACCGTGGTCACCGATCTCGACAACGGCGTTACGGCAGCCACTCCGTTCCTCGACATCACTTCACGCGTCACCACCCATTCGGAAAACGGGCTGCTCGGGCTCGCATTCCATCCTCAGTACCAAAACAACGGCTACTGCTACGTTTTCTACACCACCAACGCGAGCGGACAAGCCACCAACCGCCTATCTCGCTTCACGCGTTCAGCCGAAAACCCGCTGAGGGCGGACAGCGAATCCGAAGTCATCCTCTTCGACCAACACGACCAAGCTGCTAACCACAACGGCGGCGCCCTGAACTTTGGCTTGGACGGATACCTCTATGTCGCCGTGGGCGACGAGGGAGGCGGTGGCGACAACTACCAAAACGGTCAACGCATCGACCGCGACCTTTTCGCGGGATTGCTGCGACTCGACGTCGACAAGAAGCCCGGCAGCGTGGAGCCGACCGAGCATCCTGCCATCCCACGGAACGAGGAAGGACAAGCCGCCTTCAGCATCCCGCACGACAATCCACTCGTGAGCCACTGGCAGGAAGCTGGGGCAGACCCGGCATCCGAGCTTCGACTTGAGTTCTTTGCCATCGGCCTACGCAACCCTTGGCATTTCGACATCGACCCGCTCACCGGCGAGATCTGGCTTTCGGACGTTGGCCAAAACTCCTACGAAGAAATCAATCTCATCGAAAAGGGAGGCAACTACGGCTGGCCAAATCGAGAGGGCGCCCACAACTACAGCCAAAACCGCACCGTACCGCCCGAGTTCGGTCCCTTGATCGATCCGGTATTTGAATACGGCCGAGATTTTGGAGCTTCCGTGTCGGGCGGCATCGTTTACCGCGGTTCCGACTTCCCTGAACTTTACGGCTCCTACCTTTTTTCCGACTTCTATCAAAACCACGTTTGGGCAACTCGCTGGGATGCGGAAGCAAACAGCTACCAAACGTCGCGAATCGCGTCCTTCGCCAGCGTCTCCGCCTACGGCCGCGACCCGCGAAACGGTGAATTACTCGCCGGCAACATCTGGGGAGGGCTCGGCAAGATGATACGGAGCGAGGGATCCAATCCACCGGCCTTCCCCCCTACTCTCAGCGAAACAGGGGCATTCAGCGACCTGAGCGCGCTGCAGCCCGAAGACGGCATCTATCCCTATTCCCCCAAGCTCCCTTTTTGGTCAGACCACGCCCGAAAGACCCGCTGGGTCTCCATCCCCGGAGAAACCCAGGTCGGATTCGCCACCGACGCGAACTGGGAGTTCCCCACAGGCTCGGTTTGGATCAAACACTTCGACCTGGAAACCGAGCGCGGCAACCCTGCCAGCCGCAAACGCATCGAAACGCGCTTTCTGGTGAAAACCGATTCCGGAGCCTACGGCCTCAGCTACCAGTGGAACCAAGCTGAAACGGAAGCCTACCTTGTCCCCGCAGAGGGATCGAGTATCGACATTTCCATTACAACGGGCGATCAAACGAGCGCTCAAACATGGAATATTCCATCCCGCCAACAATGCCTTGGCTGCCACACTCCCGCCGCTGGCTACGCTCTAAGCTTTAACACCCGCCAGCTCAATACCCTCGGTCAGCACGACGAGCAAGCAGAGAACACCTTATCCTACTTTTCGCGTCTTGGCGTTTTGGATACCGAAATCACGGCACCAGCAGAGCTGCCGCGACACTTTCACCCCGCGGACGCAAACGCTTCCCTCGAGCAAAAAGCTCGCTCCTATTTAGCCGTCAATTGCGTATCCTGCCACCAACCTGGCGGAGGTACGCCTGCGTCCTGGGACGCTCGCCCTCACCTCTCACTTGAAGCAACTGGCCTGCTCGACGGCATCCCCAACGACAACGGGGGCGATTCCAGCAAGCGAATCATCGCCCCCGGTTCTCCCGAAAGGTCCCTCTTGATCGATCGCATGGCCGCGGGCAGCGGCTTTAAACGCATGCCGCCATTCGGCAGCTCCCTCACCGACGAAGCAGGCGTGAGCCTACTGAGCCAATGGATTGTCGAACTGGGAGCCGATAGTCTCTTCCGCGAGTGGCAGACGCTCCATTTCGCAAGTCCCACCGACCCGAGGGCCGCTCCGCAAGCCGATCCCGATTTGGACGGCAACAGCAACCGCTTGGAATTCCTGACCAACACCCTGCCATTGGACCCCAACAGCAGATGGATTCCTCAGTTCACCCGCGAGCAGGACTCGCTGACCATTCGCTTTCCCATGGTTCCGGAACGCAGTTTCGTTATCCAACGCAGCGCCGACCTAAGCAACTGGACCGAATGGGACGTTACCGGAAATCCACCTCAGCCCGATTCCGAGCAAGGTGGCGAAGCCCTCATCCAAGGCGATCTCGACCTTCAGGACGGCAAGTCATTTTTCCGCGTCACCGTGGACGACTAG